One window from the genome of Epinephelus moara isolate mb chromosome 21, YSFRI_EMoa_1.0, whole genome shotgun sequence encodes:
- the rgs18 gene encoding regulator of G-protein signaling 18 translates to METLLFLFPQFNYMAPKEEAYFKMLGPEDLHAPKMKDDTSRQKDKERKSRLSLFLTKSGSHENVSPHKKTNTTPSNITAEAALQWSDSFEELLKHSDGVESFSQFLRTEFSEENIEFWLACEEYKNIDSETKLLSKAKYIYTVYIESEAPKEVNIDYNTKMAIQKVIAHPTKTCFEAAQMKVYSLMKKDSYPRFLHSDIYMRLTRRKGPGATMFRRRSRSCVFNDRGEATNEPSAW, encoded by the exons ATGGAGACGCTTCTTTTTCTATTTCCTCAATTCAACTACATGGCCCCAAAGGAGGAAGCGTATTTCAAAATGCTTGGTCCAGAGGACTTGCATGCACCAAAGATGAAGGACGATACTAGCAG acagaaagacaaggagaggaagagCCGACTAAGCCTTTTTCTCACCAAGTCAGGCTCTCATGAAAACGTCAGTCcccataaaaagacaaatacgACACCCAGCAA catcaCAGCAGAGGCAGCTTTGCAATGGAGCGACTCCTTTGAAGAACTGCTGAAGCACTCAG ATGGGGTGGAAAGCTTCTCTCAGTTCCTCAGGACAGAGTTCAGCGAGGAAAACATTGAATTCTGGTTGGCCTGTGAAGAATACAAGAACATTGATTCTGAGACGAAGCTGCTGTCCAAAGCCAAATATATTTATACGGTGTATATTGAATCGGAGGCCCCTAAAGAG GTCAACATTGACTACAACACCAAGATGGCCATTCAGAAGGTCATAGCACATCCCACAAAGACCTGTTTTGAAGCGGCCCAGATGAAAGTCTACAGCCTGATGAAAAAGGACTCCTACCCCAGGTTCCTCCACTCTGACATTTATATGCGTCTCACCAGGAGGAAAGGCCCGGGGGCAACCATGTTTCGCAGAAGGTCACGCTCCTGTGTGTTCAACGACAGGGGCGAGGCCACCAACGAACCTTCGGCCTGGTAG
- the rgs1 gene encoding regulator of G-protein signaling 21 isoform X1 produces MWKIPRRFSLTGRLCCFPKDPLDDVETWSESVDKVLSCKAGQIAFREFLKSEYSEENILFWLACEEYKKIKTVPEMISSANRIYSEFVQTEAPRQINIDCSTRENITKNISQPSLTSFDTAQKLIYSLMARDCYPRFLKSDIYQGLLRRTDSR; encoded by the exons ATGTGGAAAATACCGAGGAGGTTTTCACTCACT GGTAGATTGTGTTGCTTTCCCAAGGATCCACTGGATGATGTTGAGACTTGGAGTGAGTCTGTGGACAAAGTCCTCAGTTGTAAAG CTGGCCAGATAGCTTTCCGAGAGTTCCTGAAGTCCGAATACAGTGAGGAGAACATTCTGTTTTGGCTCGCCTGCGAGGAGTATAAAAAAATCAAGACGGTGCCAGAGATGATCTCCTCTGCCAACAGGATCTATTCAGAGTTTGTCCAAACAGAAGCGCCCAGACAG ATCAACATAGATTGCAGTACCCGAGAAAACATAACAAAGAACATCTCCCAGCCCTCCCTGACTTCATTTGATACGGCACAGAAGCTCATCTACAGTCTGATGGCCAGGGATTGCTACCCGCGCTTCCTCAAATCTGACATCTATCAGGGACTCCTGAGGAGAACCGATTCAAGGTGA
- the rgs1 gene encoding regulator of G-protein signaling 21 isoform X2, translating to MAIKLCCFPKDPLDDVETWSESVDKVLSCKAGQIAFREFLKSEYSEENILFWLACEEYKKIKTVPEMISSANRIYSEFVQTEAPRQINIDCSTRENITKNISQPSLTSFDTAQKLIYSLMARDCYPRFLKSDIYQGLLRRTDSR from the exons ATGGCGATAAA ATTGTGTTGCTTTCCCAAGGATCCACTGGATGATGTTGAGACTTGGAGTGAGTCTGTGGACAAAGTCCTCAGTTGTAAAG CTGGCCAGATAGCTTTCCGAGAGTTCCTGAAGTCCGAATACAGTGAGGAGAACATTCTGTTTTGGCTCGCCTGCGAGGAGTATAAAAAAATCAAGACGGTGCCAGAGATGATCTCCTCTGCCAACAGGATCTATTCAGAGTTTGTCCAAACAGAAGCGCCCAGACAG ATCAACATAGATTGCAGTACCCGAGAAAACATAACAAAGAACATCTCCCAGCCCTCCCTGACTTCATTTGATACGGCACAGAAGCTCATCTACAGTCTGATGGCCAGGGATTGCTACCCGCGCTTCCTCAAATCTGACATCTATCAGGGACTCCTGAGGAGAACCGATTCAAGGTGA